The following proteins are encoded in a genomic region of Elusimicrobiota bacterium:
- a CDS encoding oligosaccharide flippase family protein, whose translation MLGELKRLGRETMVYGLSTVVGRLLNFLLLPLYTHCLSPADYGVVATVFTYIGLCNVLYSHGMDFAFMRFSRNTAGTGGDTGDFSTPFWSLLTTSLLFSGLIHLSAGPLAALALVPPELADIIRYSAWIMALDTLCLVPFAELRLTHKPAAYAGIKVVNIVLNITLNYLFLVRIPMGVRGVFLASLITACATFAMVAPVLWLRLEPRFDRALFPQLLRFALPLVPAGLASMMVQVIDRPILQRLTDDATVGIYQANYRLGIFMMMVVNMFDAAWRPFFIQRAAEPGHKEIFARVLTYFVVGASFLFLAVTFFIPDFAALPLLRGKTLIHPAYWAGLSIVPVVTLGYLCNGIYVNLLAPVTLAKRTDLVAYATGTGAAVNVVCNLLMIPRWGLMGAALATLFAYSAMAVALFLMGRRVYPLDYEYRRLGHVAACLVLSVCAFWTWGRPIQPFEHVLLRLALLTAFPALLLATGFFDAEELSELKSALGGIRAARR comes from the coding sequence ATGCTCGGCGAGCTCAAGCGCCTGGGCCGCGAGACCATGGTCTACGGCCTCTCCACCGTGGTCGGCCGCCTGCTCAACTTCCTCCTGCTGCCGCTCTACACCCACTGCCTCTCACCGGCCGACTACGGCGTGGTGGCCACGGTCTTCACCTACATCGGCCTGTGCAACGTGCTCTACAGCCACGGCATGGACTTCGCCTTCATGCGCTTCTCCCGCAATACGGCCGGGACCGGGGGGGACACGGGCGATTTCTCCACGCCCTTCTGGTCTTTGCTCACCACCTCCTTGCTCTTCTCCGGGCTCATCCATCTCAGCGCCGGCCCCCTGGCGGCCCTGGCCTTGGTGCCGCCCGAGCTCGCCGACATCATCCGCTACTCCGCCTGGATCATGGCCTTGGACACCCTCTGCCTGGTGCCCTTCGCGGAACTGCGCCTGACGCACAAGCCCGCGGCCTACGCAGGCATCAAGGTCGTCAACATCGTCTTGAACATCACGCTCAACTACCTCTTCCTGGTGCGCATCCCCATGGGAGTGCGCGGGGTCTTCCTGGCCAGCCTCATCACCGCCTGCGCCACCTTCGCCATGGTGGCGCCCGTGCTCTGGCTGCGCCTGGAGCCGCGCTTCGACCGCGCGCTCTTCCCCCAGCTCCTGCGCTTCGCTTTGCCGCTGGTGCCCGCGGGCTTGGCCTCCATGATGGTGCAGGTCATCGACCGGCCCATCCTCCAGCGCCTCACCGACGACGCCACCGTCGGCATCTACCAGGCCAACTACCGCCTGGGCATCTTCATGATGATGGTGGTCAACATGTTCGACGCGGCCTGGCGCCCCTTCTTCATCCAGCGCGCCGCCGAGCCCGGGCACAAGGAGATCTTCGCGCGCGTCCTGACCTATTTCGTGGTCGGCGCCTCGTTCCTGTTCCTGGCCGTGACCTTCTTCATCCCGGATTTCGCGGCCCTGCCGCTGCTGCGCGGCAAGACCCTCATCCATCCCGCCTACTGGGCCGGCCTGAGCATCGTGCCGGTGGTGACCTTGGGCTATCTCTGCAACGGCATCTACGTCAACCTGCTCGCGCCGGTCACCTTGGCCAAACGCACCGACCTGGTCGCTTACGCCACCGGGACCGGGGCGGCCGTGAACGTCGTCTGCAACCTGCTCATGATCCCGCGCTGGGGCCTCATGGGCGCCGCCCTGGCCACCTTGTTCGCCTACAGCGCCATGGCCGTCGCGCTCTTCCTCATGGGACGGCGCGTCTATCCCTTGGATTACGAGTACCGGCGGCTGGGGCACGTCGCGGCCTGCCTGGTCCTGAGCGTCTGCGCCTTCTGGACCTGGGGCAGGCCCATACAACCTTTCGAGCACGTGCTGCTGCGCCTGGCCCTGCTCACGGCGTTCCCGGCGCTGCTCCTGGCCACCGGCTTCTTCGACGCAGAGGAGCTCTCCGAGCTCAAGTCGGCTCTGGGAGGCATCCGGGCCGCGCGGAGGTGA
- a CDS encoding PEP-utilizing enzyme, which translates to MILAAALALGVSPAWAYPSLPGAVLSLGAGRTVTARLTYDPSRAKEGGAILVLPGFNDSDAAAARLAEALVLGSGGVLSPGAAFARSHRIPAVAPESARWVGGVLEAQAPVLGRAQREGGVSFQVAEDTVLVRLQEGDVATVDPVRGTVAVSAPEDAQADLASAEALRAYDGLRDAQALLHWWEARQESEPRAGALLVAQLAGRVADGGARADDLKEVSRAVAAALPAAQRQRLTEEERRVLGEAASGTERSLRDELASVREAATALAVDRILARAQPRWDGLKSLAELLGQKAELRGCAALWSELGRAAEQRRAQLKAGPAGDGLAATAAAAGASVPPRAVLGPEFFRRFFGEGRLEARVAELSGDASMGLRRKSARIRELILGRRIAASSELGRDLLGRLPQAETYSVSGAYEDFPQVPRAEVLGKVVEAWAAGFDPGPLGERKRAAQGGLVAEPDSAVTVSAAVQAEVSGTVFSRDPASGRRERIVVSAAKPGPEAAQEYTLDRKSGREVRPALAGASDRLLQAEDLAVLARAARSLDDGEGRGVELEFCRATGRLYLLGSRGIPGLGEEPARAAPFTVAAPASDLTLPIQRLR; encoded by the coding sequence ATGATCCTGGCCGCGGCTCTGGCTCTGGGGGTCTCGCCGGCTTGGGCCTATCCCTCCTTGCCGGGCGCGGTCCTGAGCCTCGGCGCGGGCCGGACCGTGACGGCGCGCCTCACCTACGACCCCAGCCGGGCCAAGGAGGGCGGCGCCATCCTGGTCCTGCCCGGGTTCAACGACTCCGACGCGGCCGCGGCCCGTCTGGCCGAGGCCTTGGTCCTGGGCTCGGGCGGAGTCCTGAGCCCGGGAGCCGCTTTCGCGCGCAGCCACCGCATCCCGGCCGTGGCTCCGGAGTCGGCGCGCTGGGTGGGCGGCGTCCTGGAAGCCCAGGCCCCGGTCCTGGGCCGCGCGCAGCGGGAGGGCGGAGTCTCCTTCCAGGTGGCCGAGGACACGGTCCTGGTCCGGCTCCAGGAGGGCGATGTGGCGACCGTGGATCCTGTCCGCGGCACCGTGGCCGTGTCCGCGCCGGAGGATGCGCAGGCCGACTTGGCCTCGGCCGAGGCTCTGCGCGCCTACGACGGCCTGCGCGACGCTCAGGCCCTCCTGCATTGGTGGGAGGCGCGCCAGGAGAGCGAGCCGCGCGCGGGGGCGCTGCTCGTGGCGCAGTTGGCGGGGCGGGTCGCAGACGGCGGCGCTCGCGCCGACGACCTCAAGGAGGTGAGCCGGGCCGTGGCCGCGGCATTGCCTGCGGCGCAGAGGCAGCGCCTCACCGAGGAGGAGCGGCGGGTCCTGGGCGAGGCGGCCTCCGGGACCGAGCGGTCCTTGCGCGACGAGCTGGCCTCGGTCCGGGAGGCCGCCACCGCGCTGGCCGTGGACCGAATCTTGGCCCGGGCCCAGCCGCGCTGGGACGGCTTGAAGTCATTGGCGGAGCTCCTCGGCCAGAAGGCCGAGCTGCGCGGCTGCGCGGCCCTTTGGTCCGAGCTCGGCCGCGCGGCCGAGCAGCGACGGGCCCAGCTGAAAGCCGGGCCCGCCGGCGACGGCCTGGCCGCGACGGCCGCCGCGGCCGGGGCTTCGGTGCCTCCCCGCGCCGTGCTCGGGCCCGAGTTCTTCCGGCGGTTCTTCGGCGAAGGCCGCCTGGAGGCGCGCGTCGCGGAGCTCTCCGGCGACGCATCCATGGGCCTGCGGCGCAAGTCCGCCCGCATCCGGGAGCTCATCCTGGGCCGCCGCATCGCGGCGAGCTCCGAGCTGGGCCGGGACCTGCTCGGCCGTCTGCCTCAGGCCGAGACCTACTCGGTCTCCGGGGCGTATGAGGATTTCCCCCAGGTGCCCCGCGCCGAGGTGCTGGGCAAGGTCGTGGAAGCCTGGGCCGCGGGCTTCGATCCCGGTCCCCTGGGCGAGCGCAAGCGCGCCGCACAGGGAGGACTCGTCGCCGAGCCGGATTCGGCGGTGACCGTCTCGGCCGCCGTGCAGGCCGAGGTGTCCGGCACGGTGTTCAGCCGGGACCCGGCCAGCGGCCGCCGGGAGCGCATCGTGGTCTCGGCGGCCAAGCCGGGACCCGAGGCTGCGCAGGAGTACACGCTCGACCGCAAGAGCGGCCGCGAGGTCCGGCCGGCTCTGGCGGGCGCGTCGGACCGCCTGCTGCAGGCCGAGGACTTGGCCGTGCTGGCCCGGGCTGCGCGGTCCTTGGATGACGGCGAGGGCCGCGGCGTGGAGCTCGAGTTCTGCCGAGCTACGGGCCGGCTCTACCTGTTGGGTTCCCGGGGCATCCCGGGCTTGGGCGAGGAGCCCGCGCGCGCCGCCCCTTTCACCGTGGCCGCGCCCGCTTCGGACCTGACCCTGCCGATCCAGCGCCTGCGCTGA